In Methylacidiphilum infernorum V4, a single window of DNA contains:
- a CDS encoding class I SAM-dependent methyltransferase: protein MRPSEAPIPLFEKARELYAIARLKFKTAYDKTQLESFIHSLFQDIEEYNRYLLTYSHKSLYESKVFEIGFGPRPYRLLALIGLGIEAWGIDLDIPVLEGTIGQWLELLKKNGLERFLKSFFRFYLFDLKERKELEKSLKMKKGTFTIPKERLWVGDAAELELPCSSFDLIFSEDVFEHIPKERLEILVAKMGLWLKPGGLALIRPMVYTGIAGGHLAEWFPGNISSGLISKKSEPWEHLRKNRFQPNTYLNKLGRKDYRFLFSKHFLILEEKVKYPALGQEWLTEEIKKELSCYPEEELLSNNVLFVLQKPRTE, encoded by the coding sequence ATGAGACCATCCGAAGCCCCAATCCCTCTCTTTGAAAAAGCAAGAGAGCTCTATGCCATAGCCAGGCTAAAATTTAAAACGGCCTACGATAAGACCCAACTGGAGAGCTTTATTCATTCTCTTTTTCAGGATATCGAGGAATATAACCGGTACCTTTTGACCTACAGCCATAAAAGTCTTTACGAATCCAAGGTATTTGAAATCGGGTTTGGACCTCGACCCTATAGACTTTTAGCTTTAATCGGTCTAGGCATAGAGGCTTGGGGTATTGACCTGGATATTCCCGTTTTAGAAGGGACAATAGGGCAATGGCTGGAATTGCTTAAGAAAAACGGGCTTGAAAGATTTTTAAAATCTTTCTTCCGGTTTTATCTTTTCGACCTGAAAGAAAGAAAAGAATTAGAAAAAAGCCTAAAAATGAAAAAGGGCACTTTTACCATCCCCAAGGAAAGGCTTTGGGTTGGGGATGCCGCTGAACTCGAACTGCCCTGTTCTTCTTTTGACCTCATCTTTTCCGAAGATGTTTTTGAACACATTCCCAAGGAAAGGTTGGAAATCCTGGTCGCAAAAATGGGCCTGTGGTTAAAACCGGGAGGACTGGCCCTGATCCGGCCCATGGTGTACACGGGGATTGCGGGCGGTCATCTCGCCGAGTGGTTCCCCGGAAATATTTCTTCCGGACTGATTTCCAAAAAAAGTGAACCCTGGGAACATTTAAGGAAAAACCGGTTTCAACCTAACACCTATTTAAACAAGCTTGGGAGAAAAGATTACCGCTTTTTATTTTCAAAGCATTTCCTCATCCTTGAAGAAAAGGTCAAGTATCCCGCTCTAGGCCAAGAATGGCTCACTGAAGAGATTAAAAAAGAGCTGTCGTGTTACCCGGAAGAAGAACTTTTGAGTAACAACGTGCTTTTTGTCTTGCAAAAGCCAAGAACCGAGTAA